In the Fibrobacter sp. UWB5 genome, one interval contains:
- a CDS encoding NAD(+)/NADH kinase, translating into MNKVKKFQFRTIGIVGWKDKNPDLALALDVISGWADEHPQVTFCVLNNLKDLVRKPIKIVKESELCKSDLLLAIGGDGTVLSAAHMALGHDTPILGVNAGRVGFLAETRVEGLSQTLDSLLAGDFSTRERMMIDAVVYHGKKQVAKQTVLNEVHVRAHAPERMVNVSVTYNGTALTDYWADSVLVSTPTGSTAYNLAAGGPIIHPATPAVVLTPVAASSLSVRPLVLSLSSKKLQMKSAVDGPLDLVFDGRTTIVLKPNDVLTLAESKSVTTFIRLRHTGFVGALREKLGWTGKPRQV; encoded by the coding sequence GTGAACAAGGTCAAAAAATTCCAATTCCGCACGATTGGTATCGTGGGCTGGAAAGACAAGAACCCGGATTTGGCTCTTGCCCTCGACGTGATTTCGGGCTGGGCTGACGAACATCCGCAGGTCACGTTCTGCGTGCTGAATAACCTGAAAGATTTGGTGCGCAAGCCTATCAAGATTGTCAAGGAAAGCGAACTTTGCAAGTCCGACTTGTTGCTTGCCATTGGCGGCGACGGCACGGTGCTTTCGGCGGCGCACATGGCGCTCGGGCACGACACGCCCATTCTGGGCGTGAACGCGGGTCGAGTCGGGTTCTTGGCCGAGACTCGTGTTGAAGGCCTTTCGCAGACTTTGGATAGCTTGCTTGCTGGCGACTTTTCGACCCGCGAGCGCATGATGATTGACGCGGTCGTTTACCATGGAAAAAAGCAAGTGGCAAAGCAGACGGTGCTAAACGAGGTGCACGTCCGTGCGCACGCGCCCGAGCGCATGGTGAATGTGAGCGTGACTTACAATGGAACTGCTCTGACGGATTACTGGGCCGATTCCGTGCTCGTTTCGACTCCGACTGGCTCTACTGCCTACAACCTGGCGGCTGGTGGCCCGATCATTCACCCGGCAACGCCTGCCGTGGTGCTGACTCCGGTGGCGGCGAGCAGCCTTTCGGTGCGCCCGCTGGTGCTTTCGCTTTCGTCCAAGAAACTTCAGATGAAGTCGGCTGTCGATGGCCCGCTTGACCTAGTGTTCGATGGCCGTACCACGATTGTCTTGAAACCGAACGATGTGCTGACTCTTGCTGAAAGCAAGTCGGTGACGACGTTTATTCGCTTGCGCCATACGGGTTTTGTGGGCGCGCTTCGCGAAAAGCTTGGTTGGACGGGAAAACCGAGGCAGGTATAA
- the ffh gene encoding signal recognition particle protein, whose product MFSQLTDSLESTLKNLRGQGKLTEENVAESLREVRRAFLEADVNFNVTRDFVKAVKEKAMGSEVLSSVTPGQQIVKIIHDELVAVMGGETKEINLSAPAPVGIMMVGLQGSGKTTFAGKIALWMRSKKKRKPLLVAADVYRPAAIKQLQVLGKSIGIPVYDEGQGNPVEIIKHGYQYAKDNGFDLVIYDTAGRLQIDEELMQELEKARDAVHPDEILFVADAMIGQEAVNVAETFWNRLNFTGVCLSKMDGDTRGGAALSIKKMTGVPICFIGVGEKLPEIELFHPDRMASRILGMGDVVSLVEKAQQVIDEKDAKDLKKKILNNTFDLNDFLNQLRTIKKLGRIKDILSLIPGLNKLPIDQIDEKELVYVEAVLSSMTPKERKKPQILDGSRKARVAKGSGTEIGRVNAVLKQYETMKEMFKKVGDMARKQNNGGTVGSNYTPPKDKKKKKKK is encoded by the coding sequence ATGTTTTCACAGCTGACTGACTCTCTAGAATCTACTCTCAAGAACCTGCGCGGGCAGGGCAAGCTCACCGAAGAAAACGTCGCCGAATCGCTGCGCGAAGTGCGCCGCGCATTCCTCGAAGCCGACGTGAACTTCAACGTGACCCGCGACTTCGTTAAGGCCGTCAAGGAAAAGGCCATGGGCTCCGAAGTGCTTTCCTCGGTGACTCCCGGTCAGCAGATTGTGAAAATCATCCACGACGAACTTGTGGCCGTGATGGGTGGCGAAACCAAGGAAATCAACCTTTCCGCTCCGGCTCCGGTCGGCATCATGATGGTTGGCCTGCAGGGTTCCGGTAAGACGACCTTCGCCGGCAAAATCGCCCTCTGGATGCGCAGCAAAAAGAAGCGCAAGCCGCTTTTGGTGGCCGCTGACGTGTACCGCCCTGCCGCTATCAAGCAGTTGCAGGTGCTCGGCAAGTCCATCGGCATTCCCGTTTACGACGAAGGCCAGGGCAATCCGGTCGAAATCATCAAGCACGGTTACCAGTACGCCAAGGACAACGGCTTTGACTTAGTGATTTACGATACCGCAGGCCGCCTGCAGATTGACGAAGAGTTGATGCAGGAACTGGAAAAGGCCCGCGACGCCGTTCACCCGGACGAAATCCTGTTCGTGGCCGACGCCATGATCGGTCAGGAAGCCGTGAATGTGGCCGAAACCTTCTGGAACCGTCTGAACTTTACGGGTGTTTGCCTTTCGAAGATGGACGGTGACACCCGCGGCGGTGCAGCCCTTAGCATCAAGAAGATGACGGGGGTACCCATCTGCTTTATCGGTGTCGGCGAAAAGCTCCCCGAAATTGAACTGTTCCACCCCGACCGTATGGCCAGCCGAATCCTCGGCATGGGCGACGTGGTGAGCCTCGTGGAAAAGGCCCAGCAGGTCATCGACGAAAAAGACGCCAAGGACCTGAAGAAGAAGATTCTCAATAACACCTTCGACCTGAACGATTTTTTGAACCAGCTGCGCACCATCAAGAAGCTCGGCCGCATCAAGGACATTCTGAGCTTGATTCCGGGCCTGAACAAGCTCCCCATCGACCAGATTGACGAAAAGGAACTGGTTTATGTGGAAGCCGTGCTCAGCTCCATGACCCCGAAGGAACGCAAGAAACCGCAGATTCTGGACGGCAGCCGCAAGGCCCGTGTCGCCAAGGGTTCCGGCACCGAAATCGGTCGCGTGAACGCCGTGCTCAAGCAGTACGAAACCATGAAGGAAATGTTCAAGAAGGTCGGCGACATGGCCCGCAAGCAAAACAATGGCGGAACAGTTGGCAGTAACTACACGCCGCCGAAAGACAAGAAGAAAAAGAAGAAGAAATAA
- a CDS encoding alpha/beta fold hydrolase, with translation MTIHNNFALFSAAILASTLFFAACSDDSSSAPEEKSSHEEETSHEEHHGHHMEEPSAGDLTLGDEDIQDGFIFLQDTTINGVLTVSTTTPGATVLKNVKVTGNLLIKRSGRVDFSGSADVVHVGSSNTDVYAFEDEAQVNGHHFMGKNNTFTTKSFAEYQNVDWTEKSVDLATGIHLAYTVTGDEKGTPVVLIHGLTDGRVSWSQVAPSLAKKGYRVYVPEYRGNGKTDKPIDESSYSVAELASDIAAFVEKLGLKKVHIVGHSLGAFIAQELSITNAEIVSSITLIGSGASVDRKNATLDWLVNGTDDESFDGIYAYDSTQKLPESFIQAWGYSTNPDKDFQAANLEHLKQVPYYVWKYLVKNLLKIDNTKRLSSIATDVQIIWGTKDALFDSESQKTLQKGLSKAKSVVFHEVEGADHNTHWGSVEDVKTVTGYIDEFIKSLKK, from the coding sequence ATGACAATTCATAATAATTTCGCTTTATTCTCGGCAGCAATTCTTGCTTCTACACTTTTCTTTGCCGCTTGCTCTGATGACTCAAGTAGCGCCCCCGAAGAAAAATCTTCTCACGAAGAAGAAACTTCCCACGAAGAGCACCATGGCCATCACATGGAAGAACCTAGCGCCGGTGACCTGACGCTTGGAGATGAAGATATCCAGGATGGATTCATTTTCTTGCAAGATACAACAATCAATGGTGTGCTGACGGTTTCTACGACAACGCCAGGTGCAACGGTCCTAAAGAATGTCAAGGTGACCGGAAATTTGCTCATCAAGCGTTCTGGCCGTGTCGATTTTTCTGGAAGTGCCGATGTTGTTCATGTGGGGAGCAGCAATACGGATGTCTATGCCTTTGAAGATGAAGCTCAGGTGAACGGGCATCATTTTATGGGCAAGAACAATACCTTTACGACAAAGAGCTTTGCCGAATACCAGAATGTCGACTGGACAGAAAAATCGGTTGATCTTGCAACGGGAATACATTTGGCCTATACAGTGACGGGTGATGAAAAGGGAACTCCGGTCGTATTGATTCACGGACTTACCGATGGTCGAGTTTCTTGGTCGCAGGTGGCACCGTCGCTTGCCAAAAAAGGCTATCGCGTTTATGTACCCGAATACCGCGGCAACGGAAAAACGGACAAGCCGATTGATGAATCTTCGTATTCCGTTGCTGAACTTGCAAGCGATATAGCAGCCTTTGTCGAAAAACTTGGCCTGAAAAAAGTTCACATTGTGGGACATTCGCTTGGAGCCTTTATTGCTCAGGAATTATCCATCACGAACGCAGAAATTGTTTCTTCAATCACCTTGATTGGCTCGGGCGCTTCGGTCGACAGGAAAAATGCCACGCTGGATTGGCTTGTGAACGGTACCGACGATGAATCGTTCGATGGCATTTATGCATATGATTCGACCCAAAAACTCCCCGAAAGCTTTATTCAGGCGTGGGGCTACAGCACGAATCCGGATAAGGATTTTCAGGCCGCCAATCTGGAACACCTGAAACAAGTTCCCTACTATGTGTGGAAATACTTGGTCAAGAATCTTTTGAAAATTGATAATACCAAGCGCCTTTCTTCGATTGCGACCGATGTTCAAATCATATGGGGTACTAAAGATGCCTTGTTCGACAGCGAATCTCAGAAGACTTTGCAAAAGGGACTTTCTAAGGCAAAAAGCGTCGTGTTCCACGAAGTCGAAGGTGCCGACCACAATACCCATTGGGGCTCTGTCGAAGACGTGAAAACGGTAACGGGTTATATCGATGAATTTATTAAGAGTTTGAAAAAGTAA
- a CDS encoding MetQ/NlpA family ABC transporter substrate-binding protein has product MKKILLLCALLSSFAVARFDCCARKHATIKKEVTAVTVTVGVVNAEDESTLKKVSASLSSEGIQLQVKKLGDQGKASEALSNGLVDALYTGGLHARPDTEKKEVLSTLKKKLESVAR; this is encoded by the coding sequence GTGAAGAAAATACTTTTATTATGTGCTTTATTGAGTTCTTTTGCCGTGGCTCGCTTTGATTGTTGCGCCCGCAAGCACGCAACGATCAAAAAAGAAGTGACGGCAGTGACCGTGACGGTGGGCGTCGTAAACGCAGAAGATGAATCGACGCTGAAAAAAGTGTCGGCTTCGCTTTCTAGCGAAGGAATCCAACTCCAAGTAAAAAAGCTGGGCGACCAGGGCAAGGCTTCCGAAGCGCTTTCAAACGGGCTTGTCGATGCCCTGTATACAGGTGGCCTCCATGCTCGCCCTGATACCGAAAAGAAAGAAGTCCTTTCAACCTTAAAAAAGAAACTTGAAAGTGTTGCTCGATAG
- a CDS encoding MATE family efflux transporter — translation MVDAILNKFYRPSKFKKNGDVKDVLVVALPMLMSMSFDTIMTFIDRLFLSKLGPAEMNAALGAGAVQLALTMFFTGAISYTTAMVAQRLGGKKRWDCARVFMQAVYLSLISVPLLYLTIPLGHVAFGMEHLPVDQLQYQKTYFNILMFGGIINLVRNAAPCFFSGIGETKIVMKAAFVGMIVNVVCNFFLIYGFGPIPALGVAGAAYGTLIGNLVSTVILFAKFFGKNCHDRFRTRYAFAFSWPLTKELLQKGIPSGVEMCLNMAAFQLLILMFHALGPESATASSVMFNWDMVAYVPLMGLEVASTSLVGRYVGARDGAAASRSTYSGLKLGWGYSLLMGVFFIFLPGILTDIFKPDAAEASAEALAIFAAARPMSIFMLRIATFYIFVEVLLVIYAGALRGAGDTVWVMFACAIMNWCVAGALYVAAYIFHLPAQYAWITVVAVYSTAPLIFWLRWKSGKWRKHVMDKDRLAA, via the coding sequence ATGGTCGACGCGATACTCAATAAGTTCTACAGACCGTCTAAATTCAAGAAAAACGGCGATGTGAAGGATGTGCTCGTGGTGGCACTTCCCATGCTCATGTCGATGTCTTTCGACACAATCATGACTTTTATCGATCGCCTGTTCCTTTCGAAGCTTGGCCCAGCCGAAATGAATGCGGCGCTTGGGGCGGGGGCGGTGCAGCTTGCGCTCACGATGTTCTTTACCGGTGCCATCAGTTACACGACCGCTATGGTGGCGCAGCGTCTGGGTGGCAAAAAACGCTGGGATTGCGCCCGCGTGTTTATGCAGGCGGTTTACCTGTCGCTTATTTCGGTCCCGCTTTTGTACCTCACGATTCCGCTGGGTCATGTAGCATTTGGAATGGAACACTTGCCGGTAGACCAGCTGCAGTATCAAAAGACCTACTTTAATATTCTGATGTTCGGCGGCATCATTAACTTGGTGCGCAATGCGGCTCCGTGTTTTTTTAGCGGTATCGGTGAAACAAAGATTGTCATGAAGGCAGCCTTTGTCGGCATGATTGTGAATGTCGTTTGCAACTTCTTCTTGATTTACGGCTTTGGCCCGATTCCTGCTTTAGGTGTGGCGGGTGCTGCTTATGGCACCTTGATCGGGAACCTGGTTTCGACAGTGATTTTGTTCGCGAAATTCTTCGGTAAAAATTGCCACGACCGATTCCGTACCCGTTATGCGTTTGCGTTTAGCTGGCCCCTGACCAAGGAACTCTTGCAAAAAGGCATTCCCTCCGGTGTCGAAATGTGCCTGAATATGGCGGCGTTCCAGCTCCTGATTCTCATGTTCCATGCGCTCGGGCCCGAATCGGCAACGGCGTCTTCGGTCATGTTCAACTGGGACATGGTGGCCTACGTTCCGCTGATGGGCCTTGAAGTGGCGTCCACGAGCCTCGTGGGGCGTTACGTGGGGGCGCGCGACGGTGCCGCGGCATCGCGTTCGACTTATTCCGGCCTCAAACTCGGCTGGGGATATTCCTTGCTGATGGGCGTTTTCTTTATCTTTTTGCCGGGCATACTGACGGATATCTTTAAACCCGATGCGGCTGAAGCTTCTGCCGAGGCGCTAGCCATTTTCGCAGCGGCTAGACCCATGAGCATTTTCATGTTGCGGATTGCGACCTTCTACATTTTTGTGGAAGTCCTGCTGGTGATTTATGCGGGTGCGCTTCGCGGTGCGGGCGATACCGTGTGGGTCATGTTCGCGTGTGCCATTATGAACTGGTGCGTGGCGGGTGCCCTGTACGTGGCGGCCTACATTTTCCACCTGCCGGCTCAATACGCCTGGATTACGGTCGTTGCCGTGTACAGTACGGCACCGCTTATTTTCTGGCTCCGCTGGAAGAGCGGTAAATGGCGTAAGCACGTGATGGATAAAGACCGCCTGGCAGCCTAG
- the fliB gene encoding flagellin lysine-N-methylase yields MILRKPDFYDQFKCIASRCSDTCCVGWEIDIDEATQEVYRKVAGAFGDRLRANIEDGHFKLLPHDRCPFLDKDNLCEVYQHLGEDALCDICTEHPRFVEVYGDIMERGLGLCCEEAARLLLEGEGPLTFTCEECDEPEDELDDDDLDIRDQVLGEREWMFETLADQDTPFAEKLYKVFGYTGENPFAPFESANAMFELLAKLESYGPDWDAALSRIKARIESGEPIVDQGFFTENESARLLTYLIYRHYAKCLFEGREQGKRQFALLFWNLARFFTKELAGSNSAVTPSPRTNTKINAVKILSKQLEYCQEIMEIVEISLDE; encoded by the coding sequence ATGATTCTTCGAAAGCCCGATTTTTACGACCAGTTCAAATGCATTGCCTCGCGGTGCAGCGACACTTGTTGTGTTGGCTGGGAAATCGATATTGACGAGGCGACACAAGAGGTTTACCGCAAGGTGGCTGGAGCCTTTGGCGACAGGCTCCGCGCAAATATTGAAGACGGGCATTTTAAATTACTCCCCCACGACCGCTGCCCGTTTTTAGACAAGGACAACCTCTGCGAAGTTTACCAGCACTTGGGCGAAGACGCCCTGTGCGATATTTGCACCGAGCATCCGCGATTTGTCGAGGTCTATGGCGATATCATGGAGCGGGGGCTCGGGCTTTGCTGCGAAGAAGCCGCGCGCTTGCTGCTTGAAGGCGAAGGCCCGCTGACCTTTACCTGCGAAGAATGCGACGAGCCCGAAGACGAATTGGATGACGACGACCTTGATATCCGCGACCAGGTTCTCGGGGAACGCGAATGGATGTTCGAGACACTCGCCGACCAAGATACACCTTTCGCCGAGAAGCTTTACAAAGTCTTCGGCTATACGGGCGAGAATCCGTTTGCGCCGTTTGAAAGTGCGAATGCCATGTTCGAACTTTTGGCGAAACTCGAAAGCTACGGCCCGGATTGGGACGCAGCCCTTTCGCGCATCAAGGCCAGAATTGAGTCTGGCGAACCGATTGTAGACCAAGGGTTCTTTACCGAAAACGAAAGTGCGCGACTGCTCACCTACTTGATTTACCGCCATTACGCCAAGTGCCTTTTTGAAGGCCGCGAGCAGGGCAAGCGTCAATTCGCGCTTTTATTCTGGAACCTGGCCCGATTCTTTACCAAGGAACTTGCAGGTTCGAATTCCGCTGTCACACCTAGCCCGCGGACCAACACAAAAATCAACGCGGTCAAGATTCTTTCGAAGCAGCTGGAATACTGTCAAGAAATTATGGAAATCGTCGAGATTTCTCTGGACGAATAA
- a CDS encoding DUF4230 domain-containing protein gives MKLALKIASYVVLLCVTVVATALVIKKLESAPKGPQITSSYIEHQISEISELATLHHHYRKNANYQDAKVLLKYMPDWRINKSIKELMLIYEGDVKLGYNLKDISINVDPVTKTILIYLPEPKILSHSIDFESIQVFWEKKGWFNDIKFEDFKQFFIAEQKKYEQENGSELKHLAREHAKKIILLYLGSAIKLTDSPEKYKKSFIEGWMHPEDGYKIRVE, from the coding sequence GTGAAATTGGCATTGAAAATAGCGTCTTACGTTGTCCTTCTTTGTGTAACGGTTGTTGCGACGGCGTTAGTCATCAAGAAACTGGAGTCAGCCCCCAAGGGTCCCCAGATTACAAGCTCGTATATAGAACATCAAATCAGCGAGATTTCTGAACTCGCGACCCTCCATCACCATTACCGGAAAAATGCGAACTACCAAGATGCAAAGGTGCTCTTGAAGTATATGCCCGACTGGCGAATCAACAAGTCAATCAAGGAATTGATGCTGATTTACGAGGGCGATGTCAAGCTGGGCTACAACTTGAAAGATATCAGTATTAACGTTGACCCTGTGACAAAGACAATCCTCATTTACCTGCCCGAACCGAAAATCTTGAGCCACAGCATTGATTTTGAAAGCATCCAGGTCTTCTGGGAAAAGAAGGGCTGGTTCAATGATATCAAATTTGAAGACTTTAAACAGTTCTTTATTGCCGAACAGAAAAAGTATGAACAAGAAAACGGTTCCGAGCTGAAACATCTAGCTCGTGAGCACGCTAAAAAGATTATTCTGCTTTATCTCGGTTCTGCCATCAAGCTGACGGATTCCCCCGAAAAATACAAGAAGTCGTTTATCGAAGGTTGGATGCACCCCGAAGACGGCTACAAAATCCGGGTGGAATAA
- a CDS encoding vWA domain-containing protein yields the protein MKSKIFLTAGFALSLLCAACSDDSNSLSASDAGKDDGKIAGSQNIETENGATFETKGNPSTYEYGITESYDGAVRMVDVVSATAEPTSVMVPDEYVPVDYAPGGVIDEYNGRTYGLLTASEWNDLDNWSDWTDILKGEFSDKTSYWNFYPHTLAAVKVVDENGKGLANVSVELLNNDKVEFATKTDNSGLAYCWVRLFEGYTEEALNSEDFSLKVNGDVSENSVKFTHNYNDSLELNVITSDAKQADAKADVAFIVDATGSMGDEIRFLQSDLSYIIDHAYSDTKVALRTAVLFYRDEDDEYLLQGKDFSTDVANTQAFIADQYATGGGDFPEAVHTALEASLQNFSWNESARARIAFLILDAPAHHQTDVIESLQKSIKLYAKNCIKLIPVAASGIDKDTESMLRFFDIITGGTYVFLTDDSGIGYSHLEASVGDTNVEKLADLMIRLIKKYVE from the coding sequence ATGAAATCCAAAATCTTTTTAACCGCAGGATTTGCGCTCAGCTTGTTGTGTGCGGCCTGCAGTGACGACAGCAACAGCCTAAGCGCTAGCGACGCTGGCAAGGACGACGGCAAGATTGCCGGAAGCCAAAACATTGAAACCGAAAACGGAGCCACCTTCGAAACCAAAGGCAATCCTTCCACCTACGAATATGGTATTACCGAATCTTATGACGGCGCCGTTCGCATGGTTGACGTCGTCTCTGCCACCGCAGAACCGACTTCCGTCATGGTACCGGATGAATACGTTCCTGTAGACTACGCCCCCGGCGGAGTTATTGACGAATATAACGGCAGAACTTACGGTCTACTCACAGCCTCCGAATGGAATGATCTGGACAACTGGAGCGATTGGACAGATATTCTGAAGGGCGAATTTTCCGACAAGACAAGCTACTGGAATTTTTATCCGCACACCCTCGCGGCCGTAAAAGTAGTTGACGAAAACGGCAAAGGCCTTGCCAACGTTTCAGTAGAACTTCTTAATAACGACAAGGTGGAATTCGCCACCAAGACTGACAACTCGGGCCTCGCTTATTGCTGGGTTAGATTATTCGAAGGCTACACCGAAGAAGCATTAAACAGCGAAGACTTCTCGTTGAAAGTCAATGGCGACGTATCCGAAAATTCGGTCAAGTTTACCCACAATTACAACGATTCTCTTGAATTAAATGTCATCACCAGCGATGCCAAGCAAGCCGACGCTAAGGCCGATGTAGCCTTTATCGTCGATGCCACCGGTTCCATGGGCGACGAAATTCGCTTTCTCCAATCGGACCTCAGCTATATCATAGACCACGCCTACTCGGACACCAAGGTTGCATTGCGTACGGCAGTTCTATTCTACCGTGACGAAGACGATGAATATCTCCTCCAGGGCAAGGACTTTTCCACCGATGTCGCGAACACCCAGGCATTCATCGCCGATCAATATGCAACCGGTGGCGGCGACTTCCCCGAAGCCGTGCATACCGCACTCGAAGCCTCGTTACAGAATTTTTCTTGGAACGAATCGGCACGTGCACGCATCGCCTTCTTGATTCTTGACGCCCCCGCCCACCACCAGACCGACGTCATCGAAAGTCTTCAAAAATCGATAAAGCTTTACGCCAAGAATTGTATCAAGCTTATTCCCGTCGCTGCAAGCGGTATCGACAAAGACACGGAATCCATGTTACGATTCTTCGACATTATCACGGGCGGCACGTACGTGTTCCTCACCGACGACAGCGGCATCGGCTATTCCCATCTCGAAGCCTCTGTTGGTGACACCAACGTGGAAAAACTCGCCGACTTGATGATCCGACTGATAAAAAAATACGTGGAATAA
- a CDS encoding DUF4421 family protein, with translation MKCVLKIFLFALVFAGFAFAEAQDSDEPSVSKFRERFSLRFLCDYNFVAIWNSAYNNSMLNSNRPVDVGIGVGYDSLFTTFGISWDVSADFKYSLPFTTSKEKSDTQAFETGLDFFPGNWWLAAKLRFYSGFTTEVERDGEKEQEFIDLWFADMYFSLLWMATAKGNFAPRSAYFLDRRQKKSAGSLIIGGRLQRNIAEDNDGVLGYENDKRDITSIWGDVGYTYTFVFSNGYFWNLWGVVGIAYGRERIDDGNLLLPESDIKTAFGYIGEKWAWNIVLKCGYSAIAFGEHLEQKYVSAFEILVVRRF, from the coding sequence ATGAAGTGCGTCCTGAAAATATTCCTGTTTGCCCTGGTGTTCGCAGGGTTTGCCTTTGCCGAAGCGCAAGACAGCGACGAGCCCTCGGTTTCCAAGTTCCGTGAACGGTTCTCGCTGCGTTTCTTGTGCGATTACAATTTCGTGGCCATCTGGAATTCCGCCTACAACAATTCGATGCTCAATTCGAACCGGCCGGTCGATGTGGGTATCGGCGTCGGCTACGACAGCCTGTTTACCACATTCGGAATTTCATGGGACGTGTCCGCCGATTTCAAATACAGCCTTCCTTTTACCACTTCAAAAGAAAAATCGGACACCCAAGCTTTCGAGACGGGACTTGACTTTTTCCCGGGAAACTGGTGGCTTGCGGCAAAGCTCCGCTTTTACAGCGGCTTTACCACGGAAGTCGAACGCGACGGCGAAAAGGAGCAAGAATTCATTGATCTCTGGTTTGCGGACATGTATTTCTCGTTGCTCTGGATGGCGACCGCGAAAGGAAATTTTGCGCCCAGGAGTGCCTACTTTTTAGACAGGCGTCAAAAGAAATCTGCCGGGAGTTTGATTATCGGCGGGCGCCTGCAACGAAACATCGCCGAAGACAACGACGGAGTGCTCGGCTACGAAAACGACAAGCGCGACATCACCTCCATTTGGGGTGACGTCGGGTACACCTACACCTTCGTTTTCAGCAACGGGTATTTCTGGAACCTCTGGGGCGTTGTAGGCATCGCGTACGGCCGCGAACGCATTGACGACGGCAACCTGCTATTGCCCGAATCGGACATAAAGACCGCTTTTGGCTACATCGGGGAAAAATGGGCATGGAACATCGTTCTTAAATGCGGATACTCCGCCATTGCGTTTGGCGAACATCTGGAGCAAAAATACGTGTCTGCCTTCGAAATCCTTGTGGTGCGCAGGTTCTAG
- a CDS encoding GNAT family N-acetyltransferase has protein sequence MIIAINKDEPWWEKTRAFANDCPWLPGRRLAERMSKNDFLDWEKIFIAVHGEDAVGFCVLEENGNIPPKFNCSPFINLVYVSEKFRGERLSKSLIDAALDYAQRLGYKKVYLKSEHHGLYEKYGFKKIADFEPTVGLANQLFEIEISI, from the coding sequence ATGATAATCGCGATCAACAAAGATGAACCATGGTGGGAAAAGACGCGCGCTTTCGCGAATGATTGCCCATGGCTGCCGGGGCGTCGTTTAGCCGAGCGAATGTCAAAAAACGATTTTCTAGACTGGGAAAAAATTTTCATTGCTGTACACGGTGAAGATGCTGTCGGCTTTTGCGTTCTCGAGGAGAACGGGAACATTCCTCCAAAATTCAATTGCAGCCCCTTTATTAACCTCGTTTACGTTAGCGAAAAATTCCGGGGAGAGCGGCTATCCAAAAGCTTAATTGACGCAGCGCTTGATTACGCCCAAAGGCTCGGCTACAAAAAAGTTTATCTCAAAAGCGAGCACCACGGCCTATACGAAAAATACGGGTTCAAGAAGATTGCCGATTTCGAACCAACGGTCGGGCTTGCAAACCAACTGTTTGAAATCGAAATTTCAATTTAA
- a CDS encoding GNAT family N-acetyltransferase — translation MLQFFEVTKKSPWFSQVKALYESAFPANERIPIKHLLDDKIKREFWAFFYKDDGESGAVSRFCGFSNSISHGDITNIVYFAVESELRSRGYGSQILQAIRRQHPNTRIVVYIEVEEDSKNAEELERRNRRREFYLRNGFDSSPVDYVWQGEHYRLLSAGGTVTDKEFRDFWKEILKDIPGAKYP, via the coding sequence ATGCTCCAGTTTTTCGAAGTCACAAAGAAATCTCCGTGGTTTTCGCAGGTCAAGGCGCTGTACGAGTCGGCGTTTCCGGCCAACGAGCGGATTCCGATAAAGCATTTGCTCGACGACAAAATCAAGCGGGAATTTTGGGCGTTTTTTTACAAGGATGATGGCGAGAGCGGCGCGGTTTCTAGGTTCTGCGGGTTTTCAAATTCCATTTCGCACGGAGACATCACGAACATCGTCTACTTTGCAGTTGAGTCTGAGTTGCGCTCTCGCGGGTACGGCTCGCAAATTTTGCAAGCCATCCGCAGGCAACACCCAAACACGCGCATTGTCGTCTATATCGAAGTCGAAGAAGATTCCAAGAACGCCGAGGAACTTGAACGCCGGAACCGCCGCCGCGAATTTTACTTGCGCAACGGCTTTGACTCCTCCCCCGTCGATTACGTCTGGCAAGGCGAGCACTACCGTCTACTCAGCGCAGGCGGCACCGTCACCGACAAAGAATTTCGCGATTTCTGGAAAGAAATTTTGAAGGATATTCCCGGAGCGAAGTACCCGTAA